In Microtus ochrogaster isolate Prairie Vole_2 unplaced genomic scaffold, MicOch1.0 UNK19, whole genome shotgun sequence, the following are encoded in one genomic region:
- the Lrp12 gene encoding low-density lipoprotein receptor-related protein 12 — protein MARRWSTKESPRRGSAWLLLFLTGVYGNGALAELSENVHISGVSTACGETPEQIRAPSGIITSPGWPSEYPAKINCSWLIRANPGEIITISFQDFDIQGSRRCSLDWLTIETYKNIESYRACGSTVPPPYISSQDHVWIRFHSDDSVSRKGFRLAYFSGKSEEPNCACDQFRCANGKCIPEAWKCNSMDECGDSSDEEVCAKDANPPTAAAFQPCAYNQFQCLSRFTKVYTCLPESLKCDGNIDCLDLGDEIDCDVPTCGQWLKYFYGTFNSPNYPDFYPPGSNCTWLIDTGDHRKVILRFTDFKLDGTGYGDYVKIYDGLEENPRKLLRVLTAFDSHAPLTVVSSSGQIRVHFCADKVNAARGFNATYQVDGFCLPWEIPCGGNWGCYTEQQRCDGYWHCPNGRDEINCTMCQKEEFPCSRNGVCYPRSDRCNYQNHCPNGSDEKNCFFCQPGNFHCKNNRCVFESWVCDSQDDCGDGSDEENCPVIVPTRVITAAVIGSLICGLLLVIALGCTCKLYSLRMFERRSFETQLSRVEAELLRREAPPSYGQLIAQGLIPPVEDFPVCSPNQASVLENLRLAVRSQLGFTSIRLPMSGRSSSIWNRIFNFARSRHSGSLALVSADGDEVVPSQNSSRETERSHLHRSLFSVESDDTDTESERRDTPGASGGVAAPLPQKVPPTTAVETTVGTSGNSSTQSTRGGHADGRDVSGVEAPSVSPARHQLTSALSRMTQGLRWVRFTLGRSSSTNQNQSPLRQLDNGASGREDDDDVEMLIPVSDGASDIDASDCSRPLLDLASDQVQGLRQPSSAANPGVRTGNRDGPCERCGIVHTAQIPDTCLEATMKSETSDDEALLLC, from the exons CTTGTGGAGAGACTCCAGAACAAATTAGAGCCCCAAGTGGAATAATCACGAGTCCGGGCTGGCCTTCTGAGTACCCCGCCAAGATCAACTGTAGCTGGCTCATACGGGCAAACCCAGGGGAAATCATTACTATAAG TTTTCAGGACTTTGATATCCAGGGATCCAGAAGGTGCAGTTTGGACTGGCTAACAATAGAAACATACAAGAATATTGAAAGTTACAGAGCTTGTGGGTCCACAGTCCCGCCTCCATATATCTCCTCACAAGACCACGTTTGGATCCGGTTCCATTCAGATGACAGCGTGTCCAGGAAAGGCTTCAGACTGGCTTATTTTTCAG GGAAATCTGAGGAGCCAAACTGTGCCTGTGATCAGTTCCGCTGTGCTAATGGGAAGTGCATTCCAGAAGCCTGGAAATGTAACAGCATGGACGAGTGTGGAGATAGTTCTGACGAGGAGGTGTGCGCCAAAGACGCCAACCCCCCAACTGCGGCTGCTTTCCAGCCCTGCGCCTACAACCAGTTCCAGTGTCTGTCCCGCTTCACCAAAGTCTACACTTGCCTCCCCGAGTCCTTAAAGTGTGACGGGAACATTGACTGCCTGGACCTGGGGGACGAGATAGACTGCGACGTGCCAACGTGTGGGCAGTGGCTAAAATACTTCTACGGCACTTTCAACTCTCCCAACTACCCAGACTTCTACCCTCCCGGGAGTAACTGCACCTGGCTGATAGACACTGGTGATCACCGGAAGGTCATTCTCCGCTTCACGGACTTTAAACTTGATGGTACTGGTTACGGTGACTATGTCAAAATATATGACGGGCTGGAGGAGAACCCTCGAAAGCTCCTGCGCGTGCTCACTGCTTTCGATTCCCACGCTCCTCTCACCGTCGTTTCTTCCTCGGGACAGATAAGGGTGCACTTCTGCGCCGACAAAGTAAATGCGGCCAGGGGCTTTAACGCTACTTACCAAGTAGACGGCTTCTGTCTGCCGTGGGAGATACCCTGCGGAGGGAACTGGGGGTGTTACACGGAGCAGCAGCGGTGCGATGGCTATTGGCACTGCCCGAACGGGAGGGATGAAATCAACTGTACCATGTGCCAAAAGGAAGAATTCCCGTGTTCTCGAAATGGTGTCTGCTATCCTCGCTCTGACCGCTGCAACTACCAAAATCATTGCCCGAATGGATCCGATGAAAAGAACTGCTTCTTTTGCCAGCCAGGGAATTTTCACTGTAAAAACAACCGCTGTGTGTTTGAAAGCTGGGTGTGCGACTCCCAGGATGACTGCGGTGATGGCAGCGATGAGGAGAACTGCCCGGTTATCGTGCCCACCAGGGTCATAACCGCCGCCGTCATCGGGAGCCTCATCTGCGGCCTGCTCCTCGTCATTGCGCTGGGCTGTACTTGCAAGCTCTATTCTCTGAGGATGTTTGAACGCAG GTCGTTTGAGACCCAGCTGTCCCGAGTGGAAGCGGAGCTGCTGCGAAGAGAAGCCCCTCCCTCCTACGGACAGTTGATTGCTCAGGGCTTAATCCCACCCGTGGAGGATTTTCCCGTTTGTTCACCTaatcag GCTTCGGTTTTAGAAAACCTGAGGCTAGCTGTCCGGTCTCAGCTGGGATTTACATCAATCAGGCTTCCTATGAGCGGCAGATCCAGCAGCATTTGGAATCGTATTTTTAACTTTGCAAGATCGCGTCATTCGGGATCCTTAGCTTTGGTCTCGGCAGATGGAGACGAGGTTGTTCCGAGTCAGAATAGCAGCAGAGAAACGGAAAGGAGTCACCTTCACAGAAGCCTGTTTTCCGTGGAGTCTGacgacacagacacagaaagcgAGAGAAGGGATACGCCTGGAGCATCTGGTGGGGTGGCTGCGCCTTTGCCCCAGAAAGTCCCTCCCACAACAGCCGTGGAAACCACGGTGGGAACCAGTGGGAATTCCTCAACCCAGAGCACCCGAGGTGGCCATGCAGACGGAAGGGATGTGTCAGGTGTGGAAGCCCCTAGTGTGAGCCCAGCCCGCCACCAGCTCACAAGTGCGTTAAGTCGTATGACTCAGGGCCTGCGCTGGGTACGGTTTACATTAGGTCGGTCGAGCTCCACAAATCAGAACCAGAGTCCTTTGAGACAGCTTGATAACGGGGCGAGTGGAAGAGAAGACGATGATGATGTTGAAATGCTAATTCCAGTTTCTGACGGAGCTTCAGACATTGACGCCAGTGACTGCTCCCGACCCCTCCTTGATCTGGCCTCAGACCAAGTACAAGGGCTTAGGCAGCCTTCCAGTGCCGCGAACCCTGGAGTCAGAACCGGTAACCGCGATGGCCCCTGCGAGCGCTGTGGCATCGTGCACACCGCCCAGATCCCAGACACTTGCTTAGAAGCAACGATGAAGAGCGAAACAAGTGACGACGAGGCTTTGCTGCTGTGTTAG